A genome region from Mugil cephalus isolate CIBA_MC_2020 chromosome 13, CIBA_Mcephalus_1.1, whole genome shotgun sequence includes the following:
- the si:ch1073-143l10.2 gene encoding autophagy-related protein 16-1 isoform X2: protein MTSWKNHVCARLQQRDHKEKIPFVGVFTSLSQLEERFEIRKQILGDVKSKSFEQGGNTRLLQLQLKESEHLSEKLTQTVSDLTTVLCLKEAELQYLHSRVSQYRQEALTLAKGRNTLKASLSEFEFAIECQSKELAALLLERKRLKESLERAEREKERLLQRWMEEKQEEAERLNKYNDAQERWQHLAKQLKKHLQRETGKECVPIVTRSFTGSTSPSLIQKPSLRPSFSHP, encoded by the exons atgaccagcTGGAAAAATCACGTGTGCGCTCGACTGCAACAGAGGGACCACAAAGAGAAGATCCCCTTCGTTGGAGTTTTCACAAGCC TGTCTCAGCTGGAGGAACGCTTTGAAATTCGCAAACAGATCTTGGGTGATGTTAAATCTAAGAG TTTTGAACAAGGTGGAAACACCAGACTCCTCCAACTCCAGCTGAAAGAGAGTGAACACCTGTCAGAAAAG TTGACCCAGACTGTCTCTGACCTGACCACCGTCCTCTGTCTGAAAGAAGCTGAGCTGCAGTACTTGCATTCACG TGTGTCCCAGTACCGTCAAGAGGCACTTACTCTGGCTAAAGGGAGAAACACATTGAAGGCAAGCCTGTCAGAATTTGAGTTCGCCATAGAGTGTCAGTCCAAGGAGTTGGCAGCCCTGCTTTTGGAGCGGAAAAGACTTAAGGAGTCACTGGAACGGgccgagagagagaaagagcgacTTCTGCAGCGGTggatggaggagaagcaggaggaggcagagaggctgAATAAATACAACGACGCGCAGGAAAG GTGGCAACATTTGGCCAAACAGCTGAAGAAGCATCTCCAGAGGGAAACGGGAAAGGAGTGCGTTCCCATAGTGACGAGATCTTTCACTGGCTCCACGTCTCCATCGCTCATTCAGA AGCCTTCATTAAGACCGTCATTTTCACACCCTTGA
- the si:ch1073-143l10.2 gene encoding autophagy-related protein 16-1 isoform X1, giving the protein MTSWKNHVCARLQQRDHKEKIPFVGVFTSLSQLEERFEIRKQILGDVKSKSFEQGGNTRLLQLQLKESEHLSEKLTQTVSDLTTVLCLKEAELQYLHSRVSQYRQEALTLAKGRNTLKASLSEFEFAIECQSKELAALLLERKRLKESLERAEREKERLLQRWMEEKQEEAERLNKYNDAQERWQHLAKQLKKHLQRETGKECVPIVTRSFTGSTSPSLIQRLSSTTDIHQRRSDFSQVSAAAEV; this is encoded by the exons atgaccagcTGGAAAAATCACGTGTGCGCTCGACTGCAACAGAGGGACCACAAAGAGAAGATCCCCTTCGTTGGAGTTTTCACAAGCC TGTCTCAGCTGGAGGAACGCTTTGAAATTCGCAAACAGATCTTGGGTGATGTTAAATCTAAGAG TTTTGAACAAGGTGGAAACACCAGACTCCTCCAACTCCAGCTGAAAGAGAGTGAACACCTGTCAGAAAAG TTGACCCAGACTGTCTCTGACCTGACCACCGTCCTCTGTCTGAAAGAAGCTGAGCTGCAGTACTTGCATTCACG TGTGTCCCAGTACCGTCAAGAGGCACTTACTCTGGCTAAAGGGAGAAACACATTGAAGGCAAGCCTGTCAGAATTTGAGTTCGCCATAGAGTGTCAGTCCAAGGAGTTGGCAGCCCTGCTTTTGGAGCGGAAAAGACTTAAGGAGTCACTGGAACGGgccgagagagagaaagagcgacTTCTGCAGCGGTggatggaggagaagcaggaggaggcagagaggctgAATAAATACAACGACGCGCAGGAAAG GTGGCAACATTTGGCCAAACAGCTGAAGAAGCATCTCCAGAGGGAAACGGGAAAGGAGTGCGTTCCCATAGTGACGAGATCTTTCACTGGCTCCACGTCTCCATCGCTCATTCAGA GGTTGAGCAGCACAACAGATATACACCAGAGACGCTCGGACTTCAGCCAAGTCTCAGCCGCAGCAGAGGTTTAA
- the tex36 gene encoding testis-expressed protein 36 — protein sequence MVKGGKHYSSSNAGKWFAHPGLPENETKTREACTSTGIMLTQVKSALPHAFNFERYPKRRAQQKSREYPFSDHDNKHTLKDNISIFSHGVGRRRFLDDRRQHDSHFCLCQDRDDSGTEVARGNLTAYQADFMVKEVVGVPTTTRRFTRNHKQKSAEALMARAGETFMWFGRSDSERSDTQMQVLAAANSSAASEP from the exons ATGGTGAAAGGTGGAAAGCATTATTCTTCGAGCAATGCTGGCAAATGG TTTGCTCATCCAGGTTTGCCAGAGAACGAGACAAAGACTCGTGAGGCCTGCACCAGCACTGGGATCATGCTGACTCAGGTGAAGTCAGCCCTGCCTCATGCATTCAACTTTGAGCGCTATCCTAAAAGGCGAGctcagcag AAGTCCAGAGAGTATCCCTTCTCAGACCACGACAACAAGCACACTTTAAAAGACAacatctccatcttctctcaC GGTGTGGGACGGAGGAGGTTTCTTGATGATCGCAGACAGCACGACTCCCACTTCTGCCTGTGCCAAGACAGAGATGACAGCGGCACCGAAGTAGCAAGGGGCAATCTCACGGCCTACCAGGCTGACTTCATGGTGAAGGAGGTTGTTGGCGTTCCAACAACAACCAGGCGGTTCACCCGCAACCACAAGCAGAAGTCTGCAGAGGCACTTATGGCACGGGCAGGAGAGACATTCATGTGGTTCGGACGAAGCGACTCTGAGCGCTCAGATACTCAGATGCAAGTCCTGGCTGCAGCCAACAGCTCGGCAGCCTCCGAGCCATGA